A stretch of the Malus sylvestris chromosome 10, drMalSylv7.2, whole genome shotgun sequence genome encodes the following:
- the LOC126584393 gene encoding uncharacterized protein LOC126584393: MTQQEAEQDPRVITGTLPVCNTWARVLIDPGAMQSFVSSSFTRVMPSQPQPLGFDMLIQMPSGELFCAQWQYLNCPVIVEGENLEVDLIPFKLAEFDVILGIDCLSKHRANVAFWDF; encoded by the coding sequence ATGACTCAGCAGGAGGCTGAGCAGGATCCTCGAGTTATTACCGGTACGTTACCTGTTTGTAATACTTGGGCTAGAGTTTTAATTGATCCGGGTGCTATGCAGTCTTttgtttcttcatcttttacTCGGGTTATGCCTTCTCAACCTCAGCCACTAGGTTTTGATATGCTGATTCAAATGCCAAGTGGTGAATTATTTTGTGCTCAATGGCAATATTTGAATTGTCCAGTTATTGTGGAAGGGGAAAACTTAGAGGTTGATCTAATTCCTTTTAAACTGGCTGAGTTTGATGTCATTTTGGGAATAGATTGCCTATCTAAGCACCGAGCGAATGTCGCATTTTGGGACTTCTAG